aatttatataaatcatCGTTTATTTGACTGCAGCTTTAATTTCTGAAGTGTACTCCAAGTATTTTTATAAAGCAACTGGAACTGAGCCGTGCACAATTGGCAACTCTGACTGGgctgcgaaagggggggggggggggggggcggcgccgAGGCGGGGCGTGAGGACGAAGGACTACTCGTACAGGATTATGAATGAGAGGGAATGTGAATGGGTAGGAACAGTTGTAGTGAAAGTAACATTTACAAGATTAATAGTggaggcaatgatgataatattaacggtaaaagttataatgataacgatgatgatgataatgatgacggttcTGATGATGATTTGAATCATATTGATAGGGATGTTAATGctgatgtaatgatgatattaggaaTAAaagccaccaccaccaacagggACAACAGCTATGATAACATCTGtagtaatagtgaagataataatagtaataattatatcgaCAACAATtgtaaaacgaaaaacaaaaacaaaatggtaCCAACgtttatgatgatatttatgattgtagtaataagaataaaaaaagagttactaaacttttttttcttgaaatgatGATTTTAACTATTCCCTTcgtttggatatatatttttgacaGAAGCCTCATGCACGGTATGGAAATACCCATGTAGATTTTATTTCTTACCCACAAACAGTCTTAGAATAAACATGATGTTCGCTTGTGAAACATTCAAAATCATAACACTCCTGATACGTGTGTTCAACAATGGTGTTTTCATGTGCATGTCAGGTGGCCGGGTCGCCATCTGCCCTATATGTCACGCTGGCAAATATTTGAATAAGTAgtttataaagaaacaaaaataaaacaatatacaaaataaGACAATGTAGTTAGTCATACATTGGTATATAAAGCAGGTAGACAAAGACGCTTACAGCGGCGGATGGAAAAGTGTAAGTATTACTGACTGGTAAGCAACGGACATTAAGAAGGGTTGTGAGGTCAATACTGAAAGCAGAGTGGGTCGCAATGAaaacttaaataatatataacattactACAGTATACTGTACTGTAatggaatatattttaataactaATTTCCACATAGGACATACAGTAGAATGATGTGTTAATGAGTAAAGACacttgataatactaatgataaattatgatacTATTGTAAATATCTCACGCGGGAATATTTCATTGTAGTAGCATTCTACTTATTTTTGTCATCACATCTGCAGACTGTGGTGTATGCTTGAAAACTCGAACGATGCCGCCATAGATcaatctgattttattttctcaGTAGCCTTTTCCCCTCAGAAGGGCATGAGCGTTTTTCATTATTTCGTTGTTTTTACTTGTCTTAACAGGTTCAGCTTCTCTCTCGCGCGGAAATAAAAGGGATAAAATCACCTTGAAAGTCATGTTGTTGCATGTTTTAACACGTTTAGAAAATTCCGACAATGCTGGTTATTCCAAAATGATCATAGGAAAAAAGCATTTCCTTCGAATCGTCACCAAAACGCATCCAGGAAACTTGCTCCGCACACGATTGATTCCTCGCACGCCTCGCCCGCCACACGCCTCGTCCACGTGCGGACCGGTGACGCCCAGCGCGGAgcaagcagggggaggggggggttgagggcgGCAGCCGGGCGTGTTTAGAGCTGCGTTCCATAATAAAGGAGGTGGTTGTATAACAAGACATCTACAAGCAAATAATACACTGGCCAgtatttgtacacacgcacaggcgaacacacacacacacacacgcacacacacacacacacacacacacacgcacacacacacacacacacgcacacccatattcATGCACGCAGaaacatatacagtgtgtgtgtgagtgtgtgtgcacaaactagatttattgataatgagacaacatcttctggagatggaatccaggtggatttcgaaactgttgtcttatgatcaataaatctagtttttgcattgtattttttctaccatatatatatatatatatatatatatatatgtgtgtgtgtgtgtgtgtgtgtgtgtgtgtgtgtgtgtgtgtgtgtgtgtgtgcgcgtgtgcgatacacacaaacacacaaacacacacacacacacacacacacacacacacacacacacacacacacacacacacacacacatatatatacacacacacacatctgtatacatatatgtatatatgtatatatatacacatatgtatatatatatataaatatatacacatgtatatatataggtgtgtatatatatacagatatatagatagatagatagatagatagatagatagatagatagagagagagagagagagagagagagagagagagagagagagatagagagagagagatacatatctatatctatatctaaaaaatatatatgcatatatatatatatatatatatatatatatgtgtgtgtgtgtgtgtgtgtgtgtgtgtgtatgcgtgtgtgtgtgtgtatctatatttatatttatatatatattatatatataatatatatatatatatacctgtatatatatatatatgtatatatatacatatatatgcacacacacacacacacacacacacacacacacacacacaatatatatatatatatatacatatatatatatatatatatgcatacacacacacatacacacacacacacacacacacatacatacacatacacatagacacacacacacacacacacacacacacatatatatatacatacatacatacatacatacatacatacatacatacatacatacatacatacatacatacatacatacatacatacaaacatacatacatacatacaaacaaacaaatacacacagacacacagacacacacgcacactcgcagatatatataatatatatatatatatatatattcaaaatcgcGATCGCGGGTTCGAATCTCGGGCCTTCCCCCCGTAaactgccagaacctgatcatagcgaccctatataagaatgggacaagcatacagaaaaacaaatatatatatatatatatatatatacatacatgtatatatatatatatatgtatacacacccacacacatacatacatatatatatatatatatatatatatatatatatgtatacacacacacacacatatatatataattatgcataggTTGGTGCATAGGTGGACGCGTATGCCCGCTGATCTGGTGGGCGCGGGCGAACGGGCGGCAGACGTGCCCGCGCCCTGCCTGCGCGCCCGGCCGCCGTGACTGCGAGGCGGGTCGGCTCGAGGGCGTCGGTGCTCCAGATACGGGCGTCGCACAGGTTCTGGCGGGAGTTACTTTCTAGCCTCCTCATGGTCAAAGGGAAGGGGTCCGTGCCCACAGTGCCCATGCCTCAAAATGTTATAGGTCTGTTTCAACGCACATAAATTCGCttgtttattattacatttaactGATTGAAATCgatttaaaattattaaaaaaaaaaaaaaaatctttatttactGATAAACATCCGAATCGTACCCTTAACTCAAATGTCTCTTATCATGACCAGCTTCATCAATACCGAGATAAGCAAGGCCTCAATATACGAAGAACCTCTTTGAACCTCTGACTTTAAGCCCGGTCAGATTCCTCGGTGTTTCGAAACCCGCGCCGAGGTGACCAGCGCAGCGTCAATTGGGCATcgcgaaggaaaagggggaaacggGAGCGAGAGGCTGACCCAGAGGTGGGTGGAGCCTCGTGGTATATAAGCCTTCAATCTCGAGCTACCATCACAGTCGACTGAACGATATCTGAAAATGTTCACGGTAAGAAGCACTTTGCTCTCATTCACTATGTGTAACGCAGGTGACACAGTCATATGTCAAGTTACAGATGTTCCTATAATGAATTTAGTTATCATATCATCTACActtctttttttatgaaaatcATCTACATCTTTGACTTTGTgcacattcataaaaaatatatatatatatttttgaaccaCACCACAGGGTGCCGGGGTCATACCCGTGgtaaacatatatctaaagaGACATTACTAGATATTCTAACCCATGGCGAATTCATATACCATATCGATTTGCAGAAGGCAGTAATCTGTGCTCTCCTTGCGGTGGCGGCCGCGGCGCCGCAGGGCTACAGTGTGCCCACTCCCGCACCCACTTACGGCAGCGGCCCCGTCGTCCCCATCCTCGTGGACAACCGCGAAGGACCTGATCAGTTCGGCAACTACAACTTCAACTTCGAGACTGGCGACGGCATCAGCCGCCAGGAGCAGGGCGCTCCCCAGGGCGAGCTCGGCGCCGTGGCCTCGCAGGGCGGATGGAGGTGAGTGGCCTCATTTCGTAAAAAGGAAGAGCTAGTGTATACGCCCCCTATGTCTCCCCACCGACAGAGGGCAACGCCAGCCGTGAAAGTGACAAATCTTTATCTGTTTCAGCTTCACCTTCCCTGATGGCACTCCCGCCGTATTCAGCTTCGTCGCCGACGGCGCTGGCTACCAGCCCCAGTCCGACCTGCtgcccacaccccaccccctccccgcccacgcgATTGCCCAGATCGAAAAGGCCCGCCAGGAGGACGCCGCAGCCGCTTCAGGAGCGCGGCCCCAGTAcagcgcccctcctccccccagcaccGGCTACTCCTTCCGCCGCTAATGACGCCGCCCCGCCGCCCGTACGCGACGCTTCTCATCCGGCGATTCCGGCGGCGCCTCCGTCCTACGGCATCGCCTTCACagccctcccccgcctccctctcttgccttctcaccttccctttcaTCAAACAGAGTGATGCTCACTGTGTGCTTATCTACACCATATTATTGTATCATagtattaaaataaaaagaacgaatCATACTCTATCTTAATATCAATCATGAGAAAAGAATGTCTTCTCATTAGAGGACTGAATTATCAATGCAAAGAATAAGAATACcatcatttacatatgtatgtaacttGTGAAATGGTGGACTCAGGGCATTTAAGAAACCTGATATTCAGTGAATGATAACTATCTTGTCAAATATCACTTTTGTATTGTATTATAACAGCAGCCTGGATATAGGCCTTTTCATGAGTTCCATgaatcaaaaataaaacaaaaagaaaagagaagaaaagaaacgaaaactcACAATCCAGGTCTCCGTGCACGAATGTGGCGTCATCACGAGCTGCGGCTGTTCGTCGAAAACTGAAATCggctcattgttatcattcactCTGGTGGAGAGGACTACTGGTAATGTTGGCTCACCAGACTATAACCCTTTTGTACAATCACGACTTTAAATTCCTTGTATACTTTGGCCCAAGTATAGTGGGCCCAGAGTaggtgtgtgtttacttgtgtggGTGAGTTTATTTGTATGTAAGCGTGCAATTGTTTGTGTGGATATTTATGTtcctgtatgtgtttatttgcgcTCATACATTttcgcatacatacttacatacacacatacacacacatatacatacatacatacatacatacaaacatacatacattctttttTACTTACTGTATGATGCATTTGATTTACTCTCTGTGTGTTTAGTTTTACTGTTGATGCTTCAGTTTGCTTTCAGATGAAACTCTTCTAATTTGCGGTAAAATTACCCTTATTCGCGGGTCCAGTTATGGCGCATCATTTTCTGCTTTGTCATTCTCATAGACCTTACTCTTTTGCTACTTCcgttttacatattattttctcTGGGTATTTTATATTTCGCATATTTTCTTAACAACTATCCCTgtaatacacacccacccacacgcatatatatatatatatatatatatatatatatatatatatatatttatatatacacatacccacacacacacacacacacacacacacacacactcacacacacacacacacacacacacatgtgtgtgtatgccgctttttcgtttttctattttttttgtttttatcatgccATGGTATTCTTCTCTTAATCTTCTGAAATTAATTCGAGCAATGATTCGTCCTTTTGTGACCCCGCGACAGAAACGGTTGTATTTCTCGATCACTTTTCAGCTGCATTTCACGAAAAGGGTGCGGCCTTTTGTGTTGTCTGGCCAGGTCACTGAGAATATCAATCGTCACGATATTTGTTATAGATACAGTGAACAATTAATACAATTTGCCAAAGTCACGGCATTCCAGCATGCTCTTGCCAGTTTTGCTAAGTCTCTGCAAGGACGACTCTGAAGTTCTCATTCCTAATTCTAACTTCATTTTAGCAACTATTTTAACTggaatttctctatctatccatctgtctatcaattcatCGACCTTTCctttctatatgatatatatacactttacacTGAAAATAACTCAGCCCTATTATCTATGTTTCAACATGTGTGTATGAGAATGCGTTTATACCCACGCGCGCGCAGAAGCTGAAACCTGGTTAGCACGCGCGTGCGCTAAGGACACCAGAAATAAAGCCCAGTGACGCCGAAGCTGAATGTCGAAGGACAAGAAGCCAGGCCGAAGAGGAGAATGTAAAGTGAATGTAACTTGAATGAAGTCTACGACCTGCGCCAGCTTACAACTGTATGCAGAGGATTTTGTGCTTCAATCATTTCAGGAGCACAGTCATCGAATGTCTTTGCTGAATATCAAAGAGTaagaaacaaaactaaaaagaTTTTGCCTGTATTTCCTTTTACCATCCGTCATTGGGAACGATGGCGACTTACACATTTAGATTTTAGTGATGGAAAGTTAAACTGAATGTACTCTGAATATAATTTTAAGGTATTACATAAGAATATCAATATCAGTTTTCATTTCTCGTACAAGGATCTGCCTACTTTAAAGACAACAAGAACGAAGTTGTCTAATGTTTAAGGAAGTTGATGTCAGCGAACGAGAGGCAAGGCCGGGGTAAAGCAAAAAACGatagctaatttttttttttatcaagtctaATAGTCATGCAGTAacaatataaacacacgtatgcgcacaataacacacacacacacacacacacacacacacacacacatacacacacacacacacacacacacacacacacacacacacacacacacacacacacgcccgcatgcGCGCCAGGGTTTATGCATGCTTGTGTCTACTCGTACCTGTTTTGACGCGTGTTCTTTTCTCGGAATAAAGCACAAGCGAGTATTCAAATCAGTCTAATGACACAAGGAGGAAATCGCCGATCTTAAGACCAGTTCCTTATTTAATGCGTGCACACCTAAAGCGAGTCGATGTTCTGGGAGGTTAGCgtcaatgaaaatgaatataatcaGTTTTACAGTTACTATTTTCTTGATTTATGAACTGGAACGTCTATTTAATGATACGTGTGCATGTTATCAGCTTAAgattttttctctcgtttgtttGACTGGTGGGCTGTTCTGCAATGCTGCACGTGAGTTCTCCTCACTTTATAAAATAACTAATACAAATGAACGGTTTCACTGTCCGTCTGTAGTACATCAATGAATTCAACCTTTTCATTCCAAAAGTGCCAAGAAGAAAGTGAAGTGAGAAATGAACATAAACACAGGTATACCCAATATAAAAAATtcaaatatacagacatgtatacacgcaaaaccatgtataaacatacaattaCCAAcaaaacgaatgaataaaaaatgctgAAAGTAGATCAAAGTGGGAGGAGATATCCCTAAGACATTTATCTGGGCTTGAGATGCTCACCACTGGCAGGCAACGTTTTGGTGTCAGTGCGCAGGGCTCGTGTGCATTCGCGGGCAAGACTGACGATGGCGTTGCGCGGCCCTCGCCTAACGGTGCGCAAGTGGACAGAGTTCGGGAGCCACTGGATATAAAGCTAATTTCCGAAAccagtggacacacacacacacatatttatctatctatctgtatatgtaaatatatgtatatgtgtgtatatatatacacatatatatgtatgtgtatatatttatatatataatgtatatattcaaatatatatgtacacacacacatatatatattatatatatacatatacatatatacacacacacacacacacacacacatatatatatatatatacatatatatatatatatatatatatatatatatatatatatatatatattacacatacacacatgtgtgtatgtgtgcatatatatatatatatatatatatatatatatatatatatatatatatatattacacacacacatacacacatgtgtgtatgtgtgcacacacacacacacatatatatatatatatatatgtatatatatatatatgtatatatatcacacatgtgtgtatgtgtgcatatatatatatatatatatatatatatatatatatatatatatatatatatattacacacgtgtgcgtgtataaatatatttatatatacatatatatacatatatatacacatatatgtatatatgtacacacacacacacacacacacacacacacacacacacacacacacacacacacacacacacacacacacacacacacacacacacacacacacacacatatacgtgtgctctgtggtgcagtggtagcgatctcgtctagcaatcttgctgacctgcgttcaaatccctcgccgccagtggatggtaaccccggccattccttgcacacaggggataacttagaagcaaaataaaacagacactatgtcacaccaagaatatccattgtaacaaatggaatcaaactaaacctttttaaaaccttttaaacacacacacacacacatatatgtttatatatatatatatatatatatatatatatatatatatatatatattatacatgcacacatgtgtacacacacacacacacacacacatatttaaacacacacacacacacacacacatatttaaacacacacacacacacacacacacacacacacacacacacacacacatatatatacatacacacacacacacatacatcacacacacacacacacacacacacacacacacacacatatatatatatatatatatatatatatatatatatatatatatgtatatacatccatctatccatctatctatttatctatatatggagagagagagagagagagagagagagagagagagagagagagagagagagagagagagagagagagagagagagagagagagagagagagatttggtgtgataacatttatttacagaacagtgcaaATGCCCTACACAAATCCAGAGTAAGATACCAGCTGGCCGTGTTTCTATTTGTAGAAGGTTGTCAGTCAAACATGagtgttatatatgtatctgaaaggctgtgctattatcactgcatTAAAATctggttggtaaaaaaaaaatatatatatatatatcactaatcatgtcaatgacatgaccagtgtctataataaagctaatataaacagcaagtgctaatctgtggaaAGCCCTGTTTGagcgataggatgcagtttttatgCAACAAAGTAAGTAGTGGGTAAGATTATGTGACTTGGGTGCCTTACATAGTTTGCAGTGGTGATGTGAAACTGTCTTTGCATCCAAAACTGTATCCTGTACAGAGTGTATAGCGCACTGATACCCTATGCATAGCCTAGTTAGTGTAAGCTGCTGCCTCTGttacagtccgtgatagactttatatccgatgtcccagcaatactttcGTAATGGCAGATAGTGCCATGTccgttttccttcatcttttcggTAGACCGTACCTGACCCTCATAACCTCAAAGAcagctgatgatatatatatatatatatatatatatatatatatttctacttaaCATGTTTTCTAGATTAATTGCACTGAGCCTATGAAGTTCACCCTGGCTGTCAgaaaagacagccaggtgtcacTGTTGTTCACTACCTTTTTAATGCCATGGTATATGGCTACTGACTTGGCATCAGATGTGCTTGCCCAgttggaaatacacacactttactcaagatctatatcagaAATTAGTACACCAATCCCGGCTGCTctatgaggatcagtggaggcatcacacaAGTGGAGGCGTACCATGAGGGGGGTGTAGGatgccatctatatattctaAGTAATGAGCTTTTAGTTTCGTTCTTAGAGCCATGGATTTATGCCCTATTAGTTTATtaatataagcttatatatgagTTTTGTGCCAAGGGGCAGTAAGTATTGTTTCTGGAATGTAAATAGCTTCATTGTTCCATACACTGAAGAATAGAATAATATGAGCAGTTttggttttccattctaagttggactgattagattggagtatcgaggccagGCGCGTCCAACTCTATAACTTATCTTATTGATAAAATAGTGAAAATTCGTGGTCTGGGTAGAAGCTGCAGAAGTAACCTAAATatatgttacttatgtattgcaatggtcttaaaagCTCAAGGCAATTTTTCTTGGTGTTTTAGACAATATCCTTGGTGAAGCGGGAGTTGTGGGACATGTGTTGGGGAGCAGTCACTATAACACCAAGAGATTTATAGGTAATAGTTCTTGCAATGGTTTCTCTACATAACCTTGGGATGTAAGAAATATTCTTATTGGGTTCTTTATAGGACCGAGGGAAC
This sequence is a window from Penaeus chinensis breed Huanghai No. 1 chromosome 10, ASM1920278v2, whole genome shotgun sequence. Protein-coding genes within it:
- the LOC125029983 gene encoding cuticle protein AMP1B-like is translated as MFTKAVICALLAVAAAAPQGYSVPTPAPTYGSGPVVPILVDNREGPDQFGNYNFNFETGDGISRQEQGAPQGELGAVASQGGWSFTFPDGTPAVFSFVADGAGYQPQSDLLPTPHPLPAHAIAQIEKARQEDAAAASGARPQYSAPPPPSTGYSFRR